The genomic window GACCTGGTCGACCCCGGCCGCGAGGAGCTCGCCCGGCGGCGGCAGGAGTGGGCCGCTCAAGTCCGGGACGTCGTCGGCCGAGTAGTGGTGATCGACGAGTTGGACGCCGCGGCGCGGCGGGAGAACGTGGGGGTGGAACCGTGACGGCCGAGACGCCGCCCGGAGGTGGACTGCGCGAGCAGGCGGCCGCGATGGCCCGGACCAACGTCTGGACCGAGGAGCAGCTGATCGCCGACGTCGAGGCGGCGCCGCCCGGCCCGCGGGTGGGCGCGTTCTTCGACTTCGACGGCACGGTGATCGACGGCTACTCGCTGGCCGCCTTCGCCCGCCACCACCTGCGCTCGCTGGAGGTGACGCCGACCGACCTGGGCCAGCTGCTGCTCAACGGCCTGCGCGGGGTCACCACCGAGGAGGACTTCGAGCGGTTCACCGTCTCGGGCATGCGCGCCTGGGCCGGCCGCAGCGAGGACGAGCTGGCCGAGCTCGGCGAGCGGTTGTTCGTCCAGGGCATCGCCGGCTCGCTGTACCCCGAGGCGTGGCGGCTGGTCACGGCCCACCTGCAGGCCGGGCACACCGTCGTCCTGGCCTCCTCCGCCACCCGCTTCCAGGTGGAGCCGGCCGCCCGCGCCCTCGGCGTGGAGCACGTGCTGGTCTCCCCCGTGGAGATGGTCGACGGCGTCTGCACCGGGCGCCCCGGCGGCCCGCTGCTGTGGCGGGCGGGCAAGGCCGCGGCCGTGCGGGCCTTCGCCGAGGAGCACGGCATCGACCTGCTGCAGAGCTACGCCTACTCCAACGGCGACGAGGACGTCCCCTTCCTGCGCACCGTGGGCCGCGCCCGGGCGCTCAACCCGGGCCGGGGGCTCACCGCCGCGGCCCGGCACTACTCGTGGCCGGTCGCGCGCTTCCGCCGGCGCGGCCGCACCGGGCCGGCCGACCTCGCGCGCACCGTCGCCGGGATCGGCGGCATGCTCGGCGGGTTCACCACCGGCCTGGCCGTCGGCGCGCTGGGCGGCTCGCGGCGGGAGGCGGTCGACCTCGGCCTCACCCTCGCCGGTGAGCTCGGCAGCGCCCTCGCCGGCGTCCGGATCGACGTCCAGGGCGCCGAGCACCTGGCCACCCGGCCGGCGGTCTTCCTGTTCAACCACCAGAGCCAGCTCGACGTCCTCATCCTCGCCAAGCTGCTCCGCGGCGGGTTCACCGGCGTGGCCAAGAAGGAGCTGGCGAGGACGCCGGGCTTCGGGCTGGCGTTCCGGCTGGCCGACGTCGCCTTCGTCGACCGCAGCGACCCCGCGCAGGCGCGCCGCGCCCTCGAGCCGGCCGTCCAGCGGCTGCAGGAGGGCATCTCGCTGGTCATCGCCCCCGAGGGCACCCGCTCGGCCACCCCGACCCTCGGCCCGTTCAAGAAGGGCGCCTTCCACGTCGCGATGCAGGCCGGCGTGCCGATCGTCCCGGTGGTCATCCGCAACGCCGGCGAGCTGATGTGGCGCGGCGCCACGGTGGTCACGCCCGGCACCGTCCAGGTGCGGGTGCTGCCGCCGGTGCCGACGACGGACTGGGTGGCCGAGGACATCGACCGGCACGTGACCGAGGTCCGCGACTCCTACCTCGCCACGCTCGCGAACTGGTCGGGCCGCACCCGGCGCCCGGTCGTCGCCGAGTCCCCCACCGTCGACGACGGCGCCCCCGCACCCGCGGTCCCCGCCGCGCCGCTGGACTGGGGCACCTCGCCGGAGATGAACCCCATCGAGACGGCGATGTGGCGCGCCGAGGCCGCCGACCCGCGGCTGCGCGCCAACGTCACGCTGCTGGAGGTCCTGGAGACCGCGCCCGACTGGGACCGCTTCCGCGGCGCGCACGAGTGGGCCTCCCGGATGGTCCCGCGCATGCGCCAGCGGGTGGTCGAGCCCGCGCTCGGGGTCGGCGCGCCGCGCTGGGTGACCGTCGAGGACCTCGACCTGGACCGGCACGTGCACCGCGTCCGGCTGGAGGAGCCGGGGTCGATGCGCCAGCTGCTCGACGTCGTCGGGGAGTTCTCCTCCGGGCTGCTGGACCGCGACCGGCCGCTGTGGGAGGTCATGCTGGTCGAGGGCCTGGCCGAGGGGCGCGCCGGCTACGTCGTCAAGACCCACCACAGCACCACCGACGGGCTCGGTGCCGTCCAGCTCATGGGCCTGCTGCACCGCCGCGGTCCCGAGACCGATCCCGCCCGTCCCGAGCCGCCGGCGCCCGTCCCCGGGGACGTCTCCCGCGTCGGGGCCCTCACCGAGCAGCTCGTGGGGACGGCGCGGTCGGTGCCGCTGGCGGCGCTGCGGCGCGGCGTCGAGGCGCTGGGCACGCTGCGCCACCCGCGCGAGGTGGCCGCGCAGGCGCTCGACGCCGCCCGCTCGGCGACGAAGACCCTGGCGCCGCCGCGCGGCAGCTCGCCGCTGCTGACCCCGCGCGGCGGGGACTGGCGCTTCGAGGTGCTCGAGGTGCCCCTCGCCGACCTCAAGGCGGGGTCCAGGGCGGCCGGCGGGAGCCTGAACGACGGGTTCCTCGCCGCGGTGCTCGGGGGCTTCCGGCGCTACCACGAGCGCTCCGGCGCGCCGCTGGGGACGATGACCATCGGCATCCCGATCAGCCTGCGCGCCCGCGACGACGCCCAGGGCGGCAACCGCTTCACCGGTGCCCGGTTCACCGCGCCGCTGGACGAGGCCGACCCGGCCGCGCGGATCTCCACGATCCGCGAGTTCGTGCTGTCGGCGCGCGAGACCAGCACCAGCGGCGTCACCGACGACCTGCTCGGCCCCGCGCTGCACTGGATCCCCGCCCCCGTCGTCGGGGCGGTCTCGGGCCGGCTGACGGGCGCGAACGACGTCCAGGTGAGCAACATGCCCGGCGTGACGCACCCGGTGTGGATCGCCGGCTCGCGGATCCTGCGGATGTTCCCCTTCGGGCCGCTGCCGGGCTGCGCCGCGATGGTCACGCTGCTCTCGCACGAGGACCTGTGCTGCATCGGCGTCAACCTGGACTCCGCCGCGGTGACCGACCCGTCGGGCCTGGTCGCCGACCTGCAGGAGGGACTGGACGAGGTGGTCGCACTCGGCCGCCGCTGAGGTGTAGCCGCTCGCTGGCGCGGTACTGCACCGGGTTGTAACCAGCGTCACAGCCCAGGGAGCGGCCATGTTCAACCTCGCCACGATCCTGCGGGAGTCCGCCTCCGCGCAGCCGGACAAGCCGATGCTGCGCCTCGGCCCGCTCACGCTGACCTACGGGCAGGTGGACCAGCTGTCGGGGCAGGTCGCGGCCGGCCTGCGGGAGGCGGGGCTGCAGCGCGGCGACAGCGTGGCCCTGCAGCTGCCCAACGTGCCGCAGTTCGTGCTCGCCTACTTCGGCGCGCTCAAGGCGGGCATGACGCTCGTGCCGCTCAACCCGCTGCTCAAGGCACCCGAGGTGAGCTACCACCTGTCCGACAGCGGGGCGCGCGTCCTGATCACCTTCGACGCCTTCGCCGAGGAGGCGGTCAAGGGCGCCGCCTCCGCCGGCGACGTGCGGGTGTACGTGGTGCCCTCGCCCGGCGGGCCGGAGGCCCCGCCGGACACGACGCCGTTCGACGCGCTGCTCGCCGCCGGGCAGGGCGCCGACCCCTCCGACGTCGAGCAGATGTCGTCGGAGGACACCGCGGTGGTCATCTACACCAGCGGCACGACCGGCAAGCCCAAGGGCGCCGAGCTCACCCACTTCCAGGCCTACATGGCGGCCTCCGTCGCGGCCGAGACCTTCCAGTACCAGGACGACGACGTCGCCATGGCGGTGCTGCCGCTCTTCCACGTCTTCGGCCTGTCCAGCGTGATGAACTGCGCCGTCCGCGCGGGGGCCACGCTGGTGCTGGTGCCGCGCTTCGAGGTCGGCGCGGTCCTCGACGCGATGGAGCAGCACCGGGTCACGGTCTTCTGCGGCGTCCCCACGATGTTCGTGGCGCTCATGCACGCCGACCTCACCGGCCGCGACGTCTCCGCGCTGCGGATCTGCGTGTCCGGCGGCGCGTCGATCCCCGGCGAGGTCATCAAGGGCTTCGAGGCCGCCTACGACGCGACGGTGCTCGAGGGCTACGGGCTGTCGGAGACCTGCGCGGTGGCCACGTTCAACCGCAGCGCCGAGGAGCGCCGGGTCATGTCGATCGGCAAGCGCCTGTGGGGCTGCGAGGTGCGCGTGGTCGACACCGACGACAACGAGCTGCCGAGGGGCGCGGACAACGTCGGCGAGATCGTGCTGCGCGGGCACAACCTCATGAAGGGCTACCTCGGCCGGCCCGAGGCCACCGCCGAGGCGATGAAGGGCGGCTGGTTCCACACCGGCGACCTCGGCTACCAGGACGAGGACGGCTTCTTCTACATCGTCGACCGGAAGAAGGACCTGGTCATCCGCGGCGGCTTCAACGTCTACCCGCGCGAGATCGAGGAGGTCCTGCACGCCCACCCGGCGGTGCTCGAGGCCGCCGTCATCGGCCGGCCCGACGAGCGCCTCGGCGAGGAGGTCGTCGCCTACGTCAGCCTGCGCCCCGGCGCCTCGGCCGAGCCGGCCGAGGTCATCGGGTTCTGCAAGGAGCGGCTGGCGGCCTACAAGTACCCGCGGGACGTCGTGGTGATCGACGAGCTCCCCAAGGGGCCCAGCGGCAAGGTCCTCAAGACCGAACTGCGGACCCGCTGACCCTCTCGGCCATCCAGGAGAGCACCAGGTCGGCCAGGCGGTCGGGCACCTGCAGCTGCGGCACGTGCCCGACCGCCGCCAGCTCCTCGTAGCGCCAGCCGGGGTGCGCCTGCGCCACCTCGCGGGCGGCGGCGACCGGGACCAGCCGGTCGCGGTCGCCCTGCACCAGGAGCACCGGCGCGGCCACCCGGTCCATCGCCGACCGGTAGCGCCGTGGGTCGACCAGGATCCGCAGCAGCGAGCGCGCGGCCGTGAGGAACGCGCGGTCCATCCCGGCGACGTCCTCGCGCTGCTCGAGGAGGGTGACCGCGCGGTCGACCACCGGGGCCGGCAGCTCGTCGGGGTCGACGCCGACGAGCCGCAGCATCGCCCGCACGCGGGTCAGCGGCGTCGAGCGCGCGCGCCGCAGCGCGAGGAACCGCTCCCCCAGCCCGGGCAGCGCGTAGAGCGCGAACGTGGCCGCCACGAGCGGGTCCAGCCGGCGGCGCCCACCGGGCAGCGCGGGGTCCAGGAGCACCAGGCCGTGCACCAGGTCGGGCGAGGCCGCGGCGGTGAACAGCGAGATCATCCCGCCCATCGAGTTGCCGACCAGGACCACCGGCCCGCCCACGACCTCGCGCAGGAAGCGCTGCAGCACCTCGACGTTGGCCGGCACGGTGGCCCGGCGGTCCCCCGGCTCGCTGCGGCCGAACCCGGGCAGGTCCAGCGCCCACACCCGGCACGTCGGCGTCAGCAGCGGCGCGAACAGGTCCCAGTTGCCGTGCGACCCGCCGAGGCCGTGCACCAGGACGACCGCCCGGCCGCCGTCGGCACCGCCGTAGTCGACGACGTGCACCGGTCCCCCCAGGTCGATCGTCCGGCTCGTCCCCGGCGCCTGCGCCTCGTCCACCCGCGGTCCCTCCTGCCGGCCGCACGCCCGTCGCGCCGCCGTCCGTACGGTTCCACGGCCCCCGGGAGAGCGCTCGACGTACCCCTGGGGCGGCTGCGACGACTGTGGCCCGCATCACGCTCCTCTCCGCGAGCCGCCACAGTCAGGTGTGACCGGAGCCCCAGGGTGGTACCGACGGGTCAGTGGTCACGGGTCGAACAAGGGGCCCCGGACCGCCAGCGAGGAGGACGACGTGGCACGACAGCAGTTCGAGGGGCCGGGCCTGCCCCTGTACGTGACCGAGGTGGGCAGGGCGTTCGCGGACTACGGCCTGTACCTCGCAGCCCGGCCGCTGCTGCCCCGCCTGCCGGCCGGTGACGGGCACCCGGTGCTGGTGCTGCCCGGTCTGATGGCCGACGACATGTCCACGGTGACGCTGCGCCGCGTGCTGCGGCGGCTCGGGTACCGCGTGCACGGGTGGCGACTGGGCCGCAACATCGGCCCGACCGCCGAGTGCGTGGAGGGCATGGCCCAGCGGATCGAGGACCTCAGCGACCGCTACGGCCGGCCGATCAGCCTCATCGGGCAGAGCCTGGGCGGCATCTTCGCCCGCGACCTCGCCCGCAAGGCGCCCGACTCGGTACGCCAGGTCATCACCCTCGGCAGCCCGTTCGGCCTGCAGGCGGACAACCAGTCCCGGGCGCACAAGGTGTTCGAGCGGTACTCGCACCTGCACGTGGAGAAGCGCACGCTGCCGCTGGAGAGCGAGTGCGAGCCGCTGGCGATGCCGGCGACGTCGATCTACTCCCACTACGACGGCATCGTCGCCTGGCAGGCCTGCCTGGACCGGCTGGGGCCGCAGGCGGAGAACATCGCCGTCCACGCCAGCCACCTGGGCATGGGCCACCACCCGGCGGTCATCTACGCGGTCGCCGACCGGCTCGCGCAGCCCGAGGGCACCTGGCGGCCGTTCCGCGCCCCGCTGGCGCTGCGCCCGGCGTTCCCGCGCGCCGACGTCCCCCGGCACGACTTCCGCCCCGCCGCGGCCGCCTGAGCCCGGCGGCACCCGCCGCTCGTCGGCCTGCGGCCGTCTCGACCACGCCGAGACGGCCGCGGGTCGACGACGCGCGCCCGTCGGGGCACCGAGTGGTCACCTGTAGAGGTCCCCGCCCGTCGGTGACCACCACAGGTGACCACTCGACGTCGGCGAGGTCTGGGGTGGGCGCGGCCGGGATCGAACCGGCGACCGCTCGCTTGTAAGCAGTGAGCGCCTGAGCGCTGTGCTGGCCTGGGACTTTGCAGCTCGTTCCCGAGCGTTCCTGCGCAAGTTACGCGGTCACTGCGAGCCGGCCCCATGCCACGCCTCTGTCAGTGCGTCCGATCGCACCCACCCGACCAGCAGGACAGCCAACTGCACGATGTTCTGCGCCTCCTGGAGCGTAGGAGCGCGTCGCTCTCCGGTGCCATGCCGATCGGGGTTCGGCCAGAGCAGTCGGAGCAGCTGGACCACCGCCTCGATGTTGCTGGCCTTGGTGCTCGAGGTCGCCAGCCGGAAGAAGAACTTGTCAGGCTTCCTCCCGAGCCGCTCGATGATCTTCCCCAGCGTGGCCTTGGCGTCGTCCGGTGTCACAATCGGCCACAACGACAGCTCGACCGCCTTGATGGCGTGGTCCCATGCATCCGAGGGGTCGGGGTTGCGTCCATAGACAGCCGCCCAGGCCGTCCGCAGCTCATCGGAGACCTCGTCTGCCGGAGATTGGGCACGGTCGTAGGCCTCCTGCTCCCCCTCGCTGACGCGCCGGACAAGCGACCGATGATCCGCAGCCACAGTCCAGACCGACCCGCCAACGAGCAGTTGGAGCTCCAGGTCCTCAGCCGTTCGACCCTGAGTGAAGGCAAGCGCTAGGTCCAGCACGTCGAGGAACGCGTCCTCGTCGTCGCGGCAGGCGTTGAGCACCGCACCGAGTCTTGTCGAGCGCTCTGGTGCCGGAATCCGCAGCTGCAAAGCAACGAGCGAGGCCACCTTCTCCTCGGCGCCGGCAAAGCGGGGGTGGAGCGTCTCCTCGACCCATTCGAGCAGCCGAGTCCGCAGGTGATCAGGGACGCCTTCGTAGGGTCCGTCGGGCTCCGCCAGTCCCCGCCGCACGGACAGTGGAACCCACCGGGACACGCGTCCTCCTTGTCTTGGCGAGCTGAACTCGGGGGGCTCGTACAACCAAGCCGCTTGCGAGCTCCGTCGCAGCGGCAACGGCAGGCAGCAGGCCGCAAGCTCTCAACGGGGGTGCTGCGCCACGCTCAGCCTCTCAAAGAGGCTGAGCCTCGATGCCGCGCAGGATACGCCAGGCTTCGTTGTCGGCGAAGGTGGCCATGGTCGCTGGCATGACTCAGCTCCCGATACTTGCCTGCCCTCCCTTGTCCGCAGGGAAGTAACCGCTGCCTCCAATGATCAGGATTTGCCCGGCGAGGGCTGACACTTCTTGAGTTTGTCCGGCAGAGATTCGAAGAATGAAGTGCACATTGCAGGCGCCGTCAAGCAGCTCGACGGAGGTTTCTTGAATCGACGGTCCTCCAGTCAGCGTAACCCTCACGGATTCACCAAGGGGGGCCGTCACCCAGCTCTGCGTGACAACAGGAAGCGTCAATGCGCCATAGGTCACTTCTCGCTGGCACACGCCTGGAGCGGGCGTGGCCGGTGGGGGGACGTGGGAGCCGACGACGTGGGAGCCGACGACGTGGGCCGACGACGTGGGAGCCGACGACGTGGGAGCCGACGACGTGGGAGCCGACGTGGAGCCGACGACGTGGGAGCCGACGACGTGGAGCCGACGACGTGGGAGCCGACGACGTGGGAGCCGACGACGTGGGAGCCGACGACGTGGGAGCCGACGACGTGGGAGCCGACGACGTGGGAGCCGACGACGTGGGAGCCGACGCCCCGCAGGTCGCATCGGGACCAGCGTCGAAGGAACGGGCGAGGATATCGCTGATGGCCATGGGGGGAGAGCCAAACGACTCCACCACTTGCACGCCCGACCCGGTCAAACATTCATATGTTCCCCCATCGGGGATCCAGTGCCGGTCGTATTGACCATCTATTAGCCATGCAGTGCCCGTAGCGGGATCACGCAAGATCTTGCCCAGCAGCGTGTTACGAGGGGGGAAGGACCACGTTATGGGAACGCCCACTGATACAGGAGTGCCGTTCGGGACAAGGTCTATTCGCTGCGACGTGCCGTACTCCTCGCTCTGCTCCCATCCCGCAACGCAGTGAGCAGAGTCGAAAGGGGGTAGGAAGCAGGGTGCCCATAGGTAACCGCGGGAAGCAGCCAAGCTCATGCGCTCGCTGTCCGACAACGAGCCGGGGATGCGCACTTTGAGCGTGTACCACTGGTCCGGCATCAGCCGGGTCACGTCGTCGATACCCACCGTCAGGTCGCGCCTGTCCCACGCCCTTGAACTGTCGACATACGCGCCCGGCAGATCGGTCGACTCAATGCTGAAGTTCCGAGCCAGTCCTGTCGTTGAAAGTTTCAAAGCAGTCTCGAACTCGAAGGCAACTCGGTCGCGGCACGAGTCGAATGTGAGATCCTCAGCTCGCCATTTAGCCCGGATGGTCATGCGTGTATGAGCCGTTCCTGGATCGCCGGGCCGGATCGTCTCGAAAACGATCGACCCCTCCGACGGCTGCCACCCGACATAGCACTTAGATGGCCCGTTCGACTCGTCGGCCGCAGTGACGAGTGCCCCTGGCTCAGCGCCAGCCATCTCGTGGAACTGCCAGGCCGCGAGTCCACCCCAGACAACTAGCAAGGCCAGAAGGCCGACTAGTACACGCTTGACCAGTCGCACTATAACAACCACCACTCCCCCGTGCCACGGGTGGCCGGATGTTCGGGAGGTGATGGTAGGTGAGTTCCACCACGACGGGTACTGAGTTCAGCGCCCCTGGAAGCGCTAATATAGCCCGTGCCGGAAGAGTCGGTTTGGTTGCGGATTGCGCCGTGGTCGGCGGCGCTGCACCTTCTGCCCCACCTTGGGCCTTCTGCCGACCCGCTGAGTGCCGGCCAGCCCTTCCCATACTTCCGCGTTCATGAAGATGACCATGGCGGTTGGTGCTGACGCGGCGCCGACTTGGTTTAAGGCGAACGCCCACGGGACGTAGCCGGGTCGCCCGGACGCATGGCGACCCGCGAACCCCTGCTCGGTGACGGCCTAGCGGGCGATGTGGACGGTGATCGTCACTCCCGGCTCCTCGCCCTCCGCCACAGTGCGCTTGCTGGCCACCAGGTAGTCCACCCGGTCGTCGGCCGGCTGGGGCGGACCCGCCCAGGGACGGTGCCCGAAGACTCCCTCCATGGCGTCCAGGGTGGCCTTGACGAGGTTGTCCAGGTCCCAAGCCTCGTTGCTGTTGCGGGGCACCGGCGTACGGAACCCGATGCTTACCGCAAAGCGGCCGATGGTCGGCTCGACGTGCTCGGCCTCGATGGCGGCCCGGACCGCCTGCTTCCACGGGGCGGTCGCCGCCGTCGAGCACGAAGAGGGGCGACCCGCAACCTGGACGGCCAAGAGAGGTTCACCGGGCAGTCGGGCCTTCCCTGCAGCCCAACTCGCACGTGGAGCCATGCCCGGCCTTGTCCGGGGAGCACGCCAGCCCGATGTCGGCCCCTGGCGTCGACGGCCGACGCACCCGGCGACCGGCTGACCGCCAGCTGGGTCCTTGCGCTGCCACGGGCTGAGCCAATCGCGGCCAGCCGCTCGCATGTAGCCGTGAGGCAGCGGAGACCGCCGAAGGTGTTGGATGGGCCGCCTCGCCACAGCACCACGGAGGAGAGGGGTCGATGGCCACCACCAACAAGAACCCGACCGACCGCGACCCGGACGCCTCGGTGGAGCTGACCCGCGCCGACCACCAGCGGCAGCGCACACTGGAGGAGATAAGGGCAGCGTCCAAGGACAAGGTTGCCGCCGCACCGCCCATAAGCTGGGAAGTGGCGAACGACGTCTACGGCCTGCTCTACGCCACCCGCGACCGCGACCCGAGCGAACTCGTCGTCTGGCGTTGCCGCCTGTACTGCGGCCACGTCGCCGAGTGGACGGCGCACCGCGACCATCGCGAGCCCAGCAGCCACAGATGCCCTGAGTGCGAGCAGGACATGACCATCGTCGCCGCCAAGCGCCTCGGGCCGCCGCGGGAGGGCTGGCGGCCGCGACCACCTCGACTGCCCGAGAAGGCCCTGCCCGGTCGTGTCCGCCCACAGCGCGAGGTGCTGGCCGAGGTTGAGCAGCACAACGCCAAGGTCCGCCAGCGGATCCGGGAGCACTGGCAGGTCCCGGAGGATCAGCCGACCCCTAACCTGGAGGCGGCATACTGCGCCGCCCCGGAGACGTTGTTCCGGTGGAAGATCGGGCTGGACTGCGGCTGCATCACCGAGACACTCACCCGGGGCGACGACCCGGCCAAGCTGGAGGGCTCGACGCACCGCTGCAGGAAGTCCTCACACGATCACCCCAGCCGACGCCGGATCGTGGAGTGGCGCGACCGAGCCGAGGTCTGTCGCACCGACCTGTACGAGGAGTACTGGCGCGAGGAGTACGGCATCAGCACGCCCGCGTCCCGGCGCCATGAGCACCTGGCCCTCTGGACCATCGTGCTGGAGTGCGGGCACACGGTCGAACAGCACTCGACCGCTGCGGACTTCGACCCGACAGAGGGCCCGTCCTATGCCACCCCCAAGCGCGTCGCCGAGCTCCGCGCGGACAGGGAACTGGCCGGCGACCCGGACTGGCAAACCTGGTTGGAGCAGGGACTGCCGTCCCCACGCCAGGACTGGAACTGCACCGACTGCTGGATGCACCGCAGCGTCGTGGCCTACGACCCGATCGGCTGGCTTATCCCCCGCGAGCGCCCCAGGAAGCGGACGACGGCCCAGTCCAAGCCATCGCGGGCAGAGTTGGAGCGCAGGCTGCGGCACACCGAGGTCGAGGCGGCGCGCCTCCGACGGCAGCTTGAGCTGGAGTGATCCGCGGGCTCATCGCCCTGGCTGCACCACCTGACTGTCGGCCTGAAACCGTCAGGCGGAGGTCATCTCGCCCTCGGCAGGGGCGACGAGGCCCGGCGACGTCGGTCGTGGCGATCAACGCGGGCTCCGGTTGCGCCTGTAATCGACAGCACACTATGGTCCGAATCCTCTGACCGGCGACGCCCCAACGGGGGGCCGACCCGTGAGAGGGATGGAGAGAACATGTCCACGTGGCGCGACAGTGACGACGCCAAGCAGGCTCTCGCCGAGCAGGGCTACTACGACGAGGACCACGAAGCCCTCAACAACACCGCTCTGGCCGGCACCCTGGCGAAGATTTTCATGCGCAAGCCGGTGCGGGCCTCGGACGCCGAGTCGTTCGACCGATTCACCGCGGTGAAGCACCAGGGTCTGTCGAAGAACCAGCTCGTCGACGAGGTGCTGCCCCACTTCCGTGAGGGCATCGAACTCACCGATGAGGAGTTCGAGCTCTGGAAGAAGAATCGCAAGGAGCACCCGGACCTCGACGAGCGACAGCAGACGCTCGCCAGCGTCGGCAACCTCCTGTGGGGCACGATGTGCCGCACCTCCTCCAGCGGCGCTGTGCAGAAGCTGCTCGTGCCCAAGGGGCTGCTGCTCGTCGAGGCCAAACTGGGCCGTGAGGGTGAGCCGGGGCCGCTGAAGGTCGCCACCGACGACCACGAGCTCATCATGGAGTTCTTCGTGCGGCCGCGCGGCGACCAGCTCGTGCGGGTGAGCGGCAGTGTGCGCGCCGACTGTCTCATGGTCGGCATGGCCTTCGACGGCATCAGCGCACGGATGCGGCAGGAGCTCGGCATGAGCGTCACCAGCGCGGTGACGGACCTGATGCAGGTGGCGAGCCCCAACTTCGCGGTGATCACCGGGTCGTCGACCGAGGATTCCAAGGCTCTGACCTCGGGCGCCTCGAAGCGCTGACGGTGGGCTCCCGCGACTGGGAGACCCTGGTGGCCGAGGCGGTCCGCTTGGGTCAGGCGGACCGTCTCGACCGCTGGGCGCTCGGCGACATCTGCCTCGAGGCTGTCCCCCCGGGTAAGGACCGCGCCGGCCGGTCCGAAGCCCAGCGGCGCCTCGCCGCCTTCGCCCACGACATAGGCCACCCGATCAACCTGCTCAAGGACCTGCACCGGACGGCCGTGGCGTGGCCGCCGGACATGCGCATTGAAGGTGTCAGCCACTCAAAGCACTCGAAGTACGCCTCTCACCCGAACCGGGTCGCCCTCGTACTGGGGGAAGGTCTCGACGAGGGACTGTCCGGCCGGATCCTGCGCGACGTGGGCAAGGTGGAGAAGCTGCTCAAGGACCCCGCCGTGCGCGCCGCCGCGATGGACCGCACCAAGAAGCGCACGGCAGCAGTACGACAGCTTGCTCGCGCGCGCGAGGACGAAGCTCTCGCCGAAGCCCGGGAACACGAGCGCGTCCTTGCCGACCATGCCAAGGCCATGGAGATGGCCTCGCGGCTCCCCGGAGCGGGCGAGAGGGCGATGCAGGCCGCGAAGGCCCTGGGCAGGATGTACACCCACCTCATCGAGCTGCAGGACTTCGTCGGCCAGATCCCCGACGGCTACAAGGACCGGTGGGTCGAGCAGCTGGAGCGCATCAGGCGTGGCGCCGAGAAGCTGCGGCAGGAGCTCCGGCCGGAGTCGCGGTCACCTCAACCCCACGACGTCATCGACATAGTCGACTGACCGACGGGCGCAGAGCACCGACGCCTTGGCCGGGAAGAGGCCTCGGGCCCCGGTGTGGTCGACATCCACACCGGGGCCCGAGGTCGTTGCCTCGCTCGACTACTGCTGAGCAAGGGCGTC from Geodermatophilus normandii includes these protein-coding regions:
- a CDS encoding HAD-IB family hydrolase, with the protein product MTAETPPGGGLREQAAAMARTNVWTEEQLIADVEAAPPGPRVGAFFDFDGTVIDGYSLAAFARHHLRSLEVTPTDLGQLLLNGLRGVTTEEDFERFTVSGMRAWAGRSEDELAELGERLFVQGIAGSLYPEAWRLVTAHLQAGHTVVLASSATRFQVEPAARALGVEHVLVSPVEMVDGVCTGRPGGPLLWRAGKAAAVRAFAEEHGIDLLQSYAYSNGDEDVPFLRTVGRARALNPGRGLTAAARHYSWPVARFRRRGRTGPADLARTVAGIGGMLGGFTTGLAVGALGGSRREAVDLGLTLAGELGSALAGVRIDVQGAEHLATRPAVFLFNHQSQLDVLILAKLLRGGFTGVAKKELARTPGFGLAFRLADVAFVDRSDPAQARRALEPAVQRLQEGISLVIAPEGTRSATPTLGPFKKGAFHVAMQAGVPIVPVVIRNAGELMWRGATVVTPGTVQVRVLPPVPTTDWVAEDIDRHVTEVRDSYLATLANWSGRTRRPVVAESPTVDDGAPAPAVPAAPLDWGTSPEMNPIETAMWRAEAADPRLRANVTLLEVLETAPDWDRFRGAHEWASRMVPRMRQRVVEPALGVGAPRWVTVEDLDLDRHVHRVRLEEPGSMRQLLDVVGEFSSGLLDRDRPLWEVMLVEGLAEGRAGYVVKTHHSTTDGLGAVQLMGLLHRRGPETDPARPEPPAPVPGDVSRVGALTEQLVGTARSVPLAALRRGVEALGTLRHPREVAAQALDAARSATKTLAPPRGSSPLLTPRGGDWRFEVLEVPLADLKAGSRAAGGSLNDGFLAAVLGGFRRYHERSGAPLGTMTIGIPISLRARDDAQGGNRFTGARFTAPLDEADPAARISTIREFVLSARETSTSGVTDDLLGPALHWIPAPVVGAVSGRLTGANDVQVSNMPGVTHPVWIAGSRILRMFPFGPLPGCAAMVTLLSHEDLCCIGVNLDSAAVTDPSGLVADLQEGLDEVVALGRR
- a CDS encoding long-chain-fatty-acid--CoA ligase — translated: MFNLATILRESASAQPDKPMLRLGPLTLTYGQVDQLSGQVAAGLREAGLQRGDSVALQLPNVPQFVLAYFGALKAGMTLVPLNPLLKAPEVSYHLSDSGARVLITFDAFAEEAVKGAASAGDVRVYVVPSPGGPEAPPDTTPFDALLAAGQGADPSDVEQMSSEDTAVVIYTSGTTGKPKGAELTHFQAYMAASVAAETFQYQDDDVAMAVLPLFHVFGLSSVMNCAVRAGATLVLVPRFEVGAVLDAMEQHRVTVFCGVPTMFVALMHADLTGRDVSALRICVSGGASIPGEVIKGFEAAYDATVLEGYGLSETCAVATFNRSAEERRVMSIGKRLWGCEVRVVDTDDNELPRGADNVGEIVLRGHNLMKGYLGRPEATAEAMKGGWFHTGDLGYQDEDGFFYIVDRKKDLVIRGGFNVYPREIEEVLHAHPAVLEAAVIGRPDERLGEEVVAYVSLRPGASAEPAEVIGFCKERLAAYKYPRDVVVIDELPKGPSGKVLKTELRTR
- a CDS encoding alpha/beta fold hydrolase, which encodes MDEAQAPGTSRTIDLGGPVHVVDYGGADGGRAVVLVHGLGGSHGNWDLFAPLLTPTCRVWALDLPGFGRSEPGDRRATVPANVEVLQRFLREVVGGPVVLVGNSMGGMISLFTAAASPDLVHGLVLLDPALPGGRRRLDPLVAATFALYALPGLGERFLALRRARSTPLTRVRAMLRLVGVDPDELPAPVVDRAVTLLEQREDVAGMDRAFLTAARSLLRILVDPRRYRSAMDRVAAPVLLVQGDRDRLVPVAAAREVAQAHPGWRYEELAAVGHVPQLQVPDRLADLVLSWMAERVSGSAVRS
- a CDS encoding esterase/lipase family protein, which produces MARQQFEGPGLPLYVTEVGRAFADYGLYLAARPLLPRLPAGDGHPVLVLPGLMADDMSTVTLRRVLRRLGYRVHGWRLGRNIGPTAECVEGMAQRIEDLSDRYGRPISLIGQSLGGIFARDLARKAPDSVRQVITLGSPFGLQADNQSRAHKVFERYSHLHVEKRTLPLESECEPLAMPATSIYSHYDGIVAWQACLDRLGPQAENIAVHASHLGMGHHPAVIYAVADRLAQPEGTWRPFRAPLALRPAFPRADVPRHDFRPAAAA
- a CDS encoding RusA family crossover junction endodeoxyribonuclease — encoded protein: MRAAGRDWLSPWQRKDPAGGQPVAGCVGRRRQGPTSGWRAPRTRPGMAPRASWAAGKARLPGEPLLAVQVAGRPSSCSTAATAPWKQAVRAAIEAEHVEPTIGRFAVSIGFRTPVPRNSNEAWDLDNLVKATLDAMEGVFGHRPWAGPPQPADDRVDYLVASKRTVAEGEEPGVTITVHIAR